The Tenacibaculum jejuense genome includes a window with the following:
- a CDS encoding aspartate kinase produces MRIFKFGGASVKNPDAVKNVVRVLQHEGTENTLVVISAMGKMTNAFERLIKAYTESTDDVKPALEAIKDFHTEMLDGLFDKGDEVYTKVMYLFGELAGRMAINTSADYNYIYDQIVGFGEILSTTIVSAYLTKIGVENQWLDVREYIKTDNNYRDAKVNWELTETIIKEKVDTTKLNITQGFLGNDGEYTTTLGREGSDYTAGIFAYCLEADSVTIWKDVPGVLNADPRVFSETELLRKISYTEAIEMAFYGASVIHPKTIQPLEQKQIPLYVRSFDDLDREGTTVLKTEGITPEVPCYIVKKNQILVSISAKDFSFMVEDNISDVFKKLHDCKLKVNLIQNSAISFSVCIEDKFNMFDTFYDELKSFYTIKSYRDVTLYTIRHFDDEAINSIRAKGKAIIRQINTETAQLVIQEKG; encoded by the coding sequence ATGAGAATTTTTAAGTTTGGAGGAGCATCAGTAAAAAATCCTGATGCAGTGAAGAATGTTGTTCGTGTATTGCAACATGAAGGAACAGAAAATACTTTAGTAGTAATTTCTGCGATGGGGAAAATGACAAATGCTTTTGAGCGTTTAATAAAAGCATATACAGAAAGTACAGACGATGTAAAACCTGCTTTGGAAGCCATAAAAGACTTTCATACAGAAATGTTAGATGGTCTTTTCGATAAAGGAGATGAAGTATATACTAAAGTAATGTACTTATTTGGTGAGTTGGCTGGTAGAATGGCCATAAACACATCTGCAGATTACAATTATATATATGATCAAATTGTTGGTTTTGGAGAAATATTATCAACAACAATTGTAAGTGCTTATTTAACAAAAATTGGTGTAGAAAATCAATGGTTAGATGTTCGTGAGTACATAAAAACAGATAATAATTATAGAGATGCTAAGGTGAATTGGGAACTTACAGAAACTATAATTAAAGAAAAAGTAGATACTACAAAGTTAAATATCACTCAAGGTTTCTTAGGAAATGATGGAGAATATACAACAACTTTAGGTAGAGAAGGCTCAGATTATACAGCTGGTATTTTTGCATATTGTTTAGAAGCAGACAGCGTAACTATATGGAAAGATGTACCTGGAGTATTAAATGCAGATCCAAGAGTATTTAGTGAAACAGAACTTTTAAGAAAAATCTCTTATACGGAAGCAATTGAAATGGCATTTTATGGAGCATCTGTGATTCATCCAAAAACAATTCAGCCATTAGAACAAAAACAAATTCCATTATACGTTCGTTCTTTTGATGATTTAGATAGAGAAGGAACAACAGTTTTAAAGACTGAAGGAATTACTCCAGAAGTTCCTTGTTACATAGTAAAGAAAAATCAAATACTAGTATCGATTTCTGCTAAAGATTTCTCTTTTATGGTAGAAGATAATATTAGTGATGTGTTTAAGAAATTACATGATTGTAAGTTAAAAGTAAACTTAATTCAAAATTCGGCAATAAGCTTTTCTGTTTGTATTGAAGACAAGTTTAATATGTTTGACACTTTTTATGATGAATTAAAATCTTTCTACACGATTAAATCTTATAGAGATGTTACGCTTTACACGATACGACATTTTGACGATGAAGCAATTAATAGTATAAGAGCGAAAGGAAAAGCGATTATCAGACAAATTAATACGGAAACGGCTCAGTTAGTAATTCAAGAAAAAGGCTAA
- a CDS encoding LytR/AlgR family response regulator transcription factor — translation MKKLRVIVVNEENGLKRTYAPSQGFTSNEVLLDFGVLNSSVKITLNELLEQILSKCGFSLVSNVQKSNTIDKLFIHVNESYIAIQVDDIIKCEASGNYTIFYTKDKKEFIVSKLLKYYENLLKNQGFIRVNRSILVNMKLVKQVYKKEAVILNNNERIIVSARNKAKLMSFINKHT, via the coding sequence ATGAAAAAGCTAAGAGTTATTGTTGTAAATGAAGAGAATGGCTTAAAAAGAACTTATGCACCTTCACAAGGTTTTACTTCAAATGAAGTTCTATTAGATTTTGGCGTACTTAACTCTTCAGTAAAAATTACCTTAAATGAACTTTTGGAACAAATCTTATCTAAGTGTGGTTTTTCTTTAGTTTCCAACGTGCAAAAAAGCAATACAATTGATAAGCTTTTTATTCATGTTAACGAGTCGTATATAGCAATACAAGTAGATGATATTATAAAATGTGAAGCGAGTGGAAATTATACCATTTTTTATACAAAAGATAAAAAAGAATTTATAGTTTCTAAATTACTTAAGTATTATGAGAATTTACTTAAAAACCAAGGTTTTATAAGGGTGAACAGGTCGATATTAGTGAATATGAAATTAGTGAAACAGGTATACAAAAAGGAAGCTGTTATTCTAAATAACAATGAAAGGATAATAGTATCTGCAAGAAATAAAGCTAAACTCATGAGTTTTATAAATAAGCATACTTGA
- the fbp gene encoding class 1 fructose-bisphosphatase yields the protein MAKKNQTLGEFIIENQASFKYTSGELSRLINSIRLAAKVVNHEVNKAGLVDIIGAAGETNIQGEDQQKLDVYANDKFIQTLTNRNIVCGIASEEEDDFIIVNSQDENHQNKYVVLIDPLDGSSNIDVNVSVGTIFSVYRRVTPVGTPVKLEDFLQKGSEQVAAGYVVYGTSTMLVYTTGDGVNGFTLNPAIGTFYLSHPNMEFPEDGKIYSVNEGNYIHFPIGVKKYIKYCQEEEGDRPYTSRYIGSLVSDFHRNMIKGGIYMYPKSSKNSNGKLRLLYECNPMAFIAEQAKGKASDGYNRILDVEPTELHQRIPFFCGSKNMVIKAEEFMSKHTE from the coding sequence ATGGCTAAAAAAAATCAGACTCTCGGCGAATTTATCATTGAAAATCAAGCTTCTTTTAAATATACTTCAGGGGAATTATCTCGTTTAATCAATTCCATTCGTTTAGCAGCAAAAGTTGTGAATCATGAAGTTAACAAAGCTGGTTTAGTAGATATTATTGGTGCTGCTGGTGAAACTAATATTCAAGGAGAAGATCAGCAAAAACTAGATGTTTATGCAAACGATAAATTCATCCAAACATTAACCAATAGGAATATTGTTTGTGGTATTGCCAGTGAAGAGGAAGACGATTTTATTATTGTTAATAGTCAAGATGAAAATCATCAAAACAAATATGTTGTATTGATTGATCCTTTAGATGGATCATCAAACATAGATGTTAATGTTTCTGTAGGTACAATTTTTTCTGTATACAGAAGAGTAACGCCAGTAGGAACTCCTGTAAAACTTGAGGATTTCTTGCAAAAAGGTAGTGAACAAGTAGCTGCCGGATATGTAGTGTATGGAACTTCAACAATGTTAGTATATACAACCGGAGATGGTGTAAATGGTTTTACTTTAAACCCTGCTATTGGAACGTTTTATTTATCACACCCAAACATGGAATTTCCAGAAGATGGAAAAATATATTCTGTTAATGAAGGAAATTATATTCATTTCCCAATTGGAGTTAAAAAATACATTAAATATTGCCAAGAAGAAGAAGGTGACAGACCTTATACAAGTAGGTATATCGGATCTTTAGTTTCTGATTTCCATAGAAATATGATTAAAGGAGGAATTTACATGTATCCAAAAAGTTCAAAAAACTCTAACGGTAAACTTCGTTTATTGTACGAATGCAATCCTATGGCATTTATAGCGGAACAAGCTAAAGGAAAAGCTAGTGACGGTTATAATAGGATTCTTGATGTAGAACCCACTGAATTACACCAAAGAATTCCTTTTTTCTGCGGAAGTAAAAATATGGTCATAAAAGCAGAGGAATTTATGAGTAAACATACTGAATAA
- a CDS encoding cystathionine gamma-synthase — MKFNTKTIHGGQQHEEATGSVMTPIFQTSTYAQSSPGVNKGYVYSRSANPTRTALENAFASLENGTHGYAFASGLAAIDCVLRLLKPGDEVIAGDDLYGGTYRMFTRLFEKYGLKFQYVNMNDSSNVVNAITEFTKLIWIETPTNPLMKIADIEEISNSVKQTNKDILIAVDNTFATPYLQQPLDLGADIVMHSATKYLGGHSDLVMGALIVKDAELGKELNFIQFAAGAIAGPMDSFLALRGIKTLHVRMQRHCENGRKVAEFLRDHEKVGAIYYPGFKSHENYEIAKKQMKDFGGMVSFRLKDESKSATFKFLEHVKVFTLAESLGGVESLVNHPVSMTHGSIPEAERLKMGITDSLIRLSIGIEDIDDLLLDLDQALRK, encoded by the coding sequence ATGAAGTTTAATACGAAAACCATACATGGAGGTCAGCAACATGAAGAAGCTACAGGTTCAGTAATGACACCAATATTTCAAACTTCTACATATGCACAATCAAGTCCAGGTGTAAACAAAGGATATGTATATTCACGTTCAGCTAATCCAACAAGAACTGCTCTAGAAAATGCTTTTGCATCTTTAGAAAACGGAACACATGGTTATGCTTTTGCTTCAGGTTTAGCAGCTATAGATTGCGTTTTAAGATTATTAAAACCAGGTGATGAGGTAATAGCTGGAGACGATTTATATGGAGGTACGTACAGAATGTTTACAAGATTATTTGAAAAATACGGACTTAAATTTCAATATGTAAATATGAATGATTCTAGTAATGTTGTAAATGCCATTACAGAATTTACTAAGTTAATTTGGATTGAAACCCCAACAAATCCATTAATGAAAATTGCTGATATTGAAGAAATTTCGAACTCAGTGAAACAGACGAATAAAGATATTTTAATTGCTGTTGATAATACATTTGCAACGCCTTATCTGCAACAGCCGTTAGATTTAGGAGCAGACATTGTAATGCATTCTGCTACAAAATATTTAGGAGGTCATTCCGATTTAGTGATGGGAGCTTTAATAGTAAAAGATGCAGAGTTAGGTAAAGAGCTTAACTTCATTCAGTTTGCTGCAGGAGCAATTGCAGGTCCTATGGATTCTTTTCTCGCTTTACGAGGAATTAAAACATTACATGTTCGTATGCAACGACATTGTGAAAATGGAAGAAAGGTAGCTGAATTTTTACGTGATCATGAAAAAGTAGGAGCAATATATTATCCAGGATTTAAAAGTCATGAGAATTATGAGATTGCAAAAAAGCAGATGAAAGACTTTGGAGGTATGGTTTCTTTCCGATTAAAAGACGAAAGTAAGTCTGCTACTTTTAAATTTTTAGAGCATGTAAAAGTATTTACTTTGGCTGAATCACTAGGTGGAGTAGAAAGTTTAGTTAATCATCCTGTAAGTATGACACATGGTTCAATTCCTGAAGCAGAGCGGTTAAAAATGGGAATTACAGATTCTTTAATTCGCTTAAGTATAGGTATTGAAGATATTGATGATTTACTCTTAGATTTAGATCAAGCATTAAGAAAGTAA
- a CDS encoding tetratricopeptide repeat-containing sensor histidine kinase, whose amino-acid sequence MKKLFLLVIFLFSLNLTSQNKIFTQREINNYEITPNTPEQQNTYKKMLLSDKKLTGWLYYFRKKSHYHLTKKQYDSVLFYTRKASNIYHQDPLPAAEKKQMKNIYLYAGIALSKTQKYRKSTEYLFKTLEISKKNKKIHKASNIYIYVYLANNYLKLGDKKKALKYRLIVKNDSAYMASTSRASTSYTHLAILHEDLNANDSALFYYQKSLDISIKKEYDWGKLSSHSNLGDFYQKNDLIDSTIYHYTKSKDILDKYKNKPSPFRLLSECFTLSNYGYVLIHKGKNKKAIQLLNTVLDSIKNIKVDDEVKGLKFKTYDYLIKAYRNTDNLEKALDISQNKTKLFEEFHNELIGEKLDELNAIYEAKEKDASILDLTQKNIHHKTKIKQQNYLLALLILTLLALILIGVLIYKQRILKNKYETVNLEQRLLRSQLSPHFLFNSLNNLASLVLKKSDNSIPYINRLSSLLRLTIKNSKEEFVLLNDELKSIENYLELQSNFSKKFNYKIIVSEDIDQNNIYIPPMFIQPFVENSILHGFTNSASDFIEIKVLKEEKNKLLLFEIKDNGIGINNSTKDINHESLSGDILKQRIKIYSKSLNKKSGFSIISEENEGTLVNLSLPYIF is encoded by the coding sequence TTGAAAAAACTTTTTTTACTTGTGATATTCCTTTTCTCTCTGAATTTAACGAGTCAAAACAAAATATTTACACAAAGAGAAATCAATAATTATGAAATAACCCCGAATACTCCGGAACAACAAAACACGTATAAAAAAATGCTGTTATCGGATAAAAAACTTACAGGATGGTTATATTATTTTAGAAAAAAAAGCCACTACCATTTAACAAAAAAACAATACGACTCTGTTCTTTTTTATACTAGAAAAGCATCAAATATATATCATCAAGATCCTCTTCCTGCTGCAGAAAAAAAACAAATGAAAAATATTTATCTGTATGCCGGTATAGCTCTAAGCAAAACTCAAAAATATAGAAAGTCAACTGAATATCTCTTTAAAACTTTAGAAATATCTAAAAAGAATAAAAAAATCCATAAAGCATCTAATATTTATATTTACGTGTACTTAGCCAACAATTACTTAAAACTTGGCGATAAGAAAAAGGCTTTGAAGTATCGGCTAATTGTTAAAAATGATTCGGCATATATGGCTAGCACTTCAAGAGCTAGTACATCTTACACACATTTAGCTATTTTACATGAAGATTTAAATGCAAATGACTCTGCCTTATTTTATTACCAAAAATCACTAGATATTAGTATAAAGAAAGAATATGACTGGGGCAAGTTATCTTCACATAGTAACTTAGGTGATTTTTATCAAAAAAATGACCTTATAGATTCTACTATATATCATTATACAAAATCTAAGGATATTTTAGATAAATACAAAAATAAGCCTAGTCCTTTTAGACTTCTTTCAGAATGTTTCACCCTATCTAATTATGGATACGTACTTATTCATAAAGGGAAAAATAAAAAAGCTATACAACTTTTGAATACTGTTTTAGATAGCATTAAAAACATAAAAGTTGATGACGAAGTAAAAGGGTTAAAATTTAAAACTTATGACTATTTAATAAAAGCTTACCGCAATACTGACAACTTGGAGAAAGCCTTAGATATATCTCAAAATAAAACAAAATTATTTGAAGAATTTCACAATGAGTTAATTGGTGAGAAACTAGATGAACTAAACGCTATATATGAAGCAAAAGAAAAGGATGCATCTATATTAGATTTAACACAAAAAAACATTCATCACAAAACTAAAATAAAGCAACAGAACTACCTCTTAGCATTACTAATTCTTACGTTATTAGCACTTATTTTGATTGGTGTTTTAATTTATAAGCAAAGAATATTAAAAAATAAATATGAGACTGTAAACTTAGAACAACGTTTATTAAGATCGCAATTAAGTCCTCACTTTTTATTTAACTCTTTAAATAATTTGGCTAGTTTAGTTCTCAAAAAATCTGATAATTCTATACCATATATCAATAGATTATCTAGTTTATTAAGGCTTACCATAAAAAACTCCAAAGAAGAATTTGTCTTATTGAACGACGAACTAAAATCAATAGAAAATTATCTAGAATTACAATCTAATTTTTCTAAAAAATTCAATTATAAAATAATAGTTAGTGAAGATATTGATCAAAATAATATTTATATCCCTCCAATGTTTATTCAACCATTTGTTGAAAACTCAATACTTCACGGATTTACTAATTCAGCATCTGATTTTATTGAAATAAAAGTTCTGAAGGAAGAAAAAAATAAATTATTACTTTTTGAAATTAAAGATAACGGTATTGGAATAAACAACTCAACTAAAGATATTAATCACGAATCTCTATCTGGCGACATTCTGAAACAAAGAATTAAAATTTATTCTAAATCTTTAAATAAAAAATCAGGTTTTTCGATTATTAGTGAAGAAAACGAAGGAACCTTAGTTAACTTATCGCTACCTTATATTTTTTAA
- a CDS encoding TetR/AcrR family transcriptional regulator, with protein MLKSEKTRLHIIETVAPIFNKKGYSAMSLSKITQAAGLTKGAIYGHFESKEELAIEAFRYCIRTVLKDLNAHVAKGNTALNRLINVSGFYRNYYSYCKKFGGCPILNIGVDSEYQQNSISKLVRSYNERILEKFTNLIELAKETKEVKEEVDSAIYAKRFSYMIEGAVYMSHIMKDESYLFDLADVMKNMINNEMKN; from the coding sequence ATGTTGAAATCTGAGAAGACAAGATTACATATTATTGAAACAGTTGCTCCTATATTTAATAAAAAAGGATATTCAGCAATGAGTTTGTCAAAAATAACTCAAGCTGCTGGTTTAACTAAAGGAGCTATATACGGGCATTTTGAAAGTAAAGAAGAATTAGCAATTGAAGCTTTTCGATACTGTATTAGAACTGTTTTGAAAGATTTAAATGCACACGTTGCAAAGGGGAACACAGCGTTAAATAGATTAATTAATGTCTCTGGTTTTTACAGAAACTATTATAGTTATTGTAAAAAGTTTGGAGGTTGTCCAATATTAAATATTGGTGTGGATTCTGAATATCAACAAAACTCTATATCTAAGTTAGTTAGATCATATAATGAGCGAATTTTAGAAAAATTCACGAATTTAATTGAACTAGCAAAAGAAACTAAAGAAGTAAAAGAGGAAGTAGATAGTGCCATATATGCAAAACGATTTTCTTACATGATAGAAGGTGCAGTATATATGTCTCATATTATGAAAGATGAATCGTATTTATTTGATTTGGCTGATGTAATGAAGAATATGATAAATAACGAAATGAAAAACTAA
- a CDS encoding DUF4252 domain-containing protein gives MKRLITTILICIAFAINAQNTAYSDFYKANKDESQFSMSVPVSLGGFFSDEEETEEFEELMKKAEHCKIVIFNNENNATENNFKKFTRKKGLKTLMKVRDGKDKAGVFFIEENDLVKEIIIRANSDEEKMVMIGLKITLTKDELASVVSKVKKDN, from the coding sequence ATGAAACGATTAATAACCACTATTTTAATTTGTATCGCATTTGCGATTAATGCACAAAACACAGCTTATTCAGACTTTTATAAAGCGAATAAAGATGAAAGTCAATTTTCAATGAGCGTTCCTGTTTCTTTAGGAGGTTTCTTTTCTGATGAAGAAGAAACGGAAGAGTTCGAAGAATTAATGAAAAAAGCAGAACATTGTAAAATTGTTATTTTTAATAACGAAAACAATGCAACTGAGAATAACTTTAAAAAATTCACAAGAAAAAAAGGCTTAAAAACTTTAATGAAAGTTAGAGATGGTAAAGATAAAGCGGGAGTTTTCTTTATTGAAGAAAATGATCTAGTGAAAGAAATTATTATTAGAGCAAACAGTGATGAAGAAAAAATGGTAATGATTGGCTTAAAAATTACATTAACTAAAGATGAATTAGCTTCTGTTGTCTCTAAAGTTAAAAAAGATAATTAA
- a CDS encoding GNAT family N-acetyltransferase, which yields MNFNIRKGKKEDAQAIHNLIVELAVFEKEPDAVEITVEDLIEDGFSENPRFNTFVAEESDGTIIGMALFYERYSTWKGKAIHLEDLMVTASKRGIGAGKELYKSVMKYASDNGYERVAWEVLDWNTNAINFYEKSGAKVLRDWDVAQMNKQNLEKFINENF from the coding sequence ATGAATTTCAATATTCGTAAAGGAAAAAAGGAAGATGCTCAAGCCATTCACAATTTAATTGTTGAGTTAGCTGTTTTTGAAAAAGAGCCAGATGCAGTAGAAATTACTGTCGAAGATTTAATTGAAGATGGGTTCTCTGAGAATCCTAGATTCAACACTTTTGTAGCTGAAGAGTCTGATGGAACTATTATAGGAATGGCGCTATTCTATGAAAGATATTCTACATGGAAAGGAAAGGCAATCCATTTAGAAGATTTAATGGTAACAGCATCTAAAAGAGGAATAGGAGCAGGGAAAGAATTGTATAAATCAGTTATGAAATATGCTTCAGATAATGGATATGAACGCGTAGCATGGGAAGTATTAGACTGGAATACCAACGCAATTAATTTTTATGAAAAAAGTGGAGCAAAAGTTCTAAGAGATTGGGACGTAGCTCAAATGAATAAACAAAATTTAGAAAAATTTATAAATGAGAATTTTTAA
- a CDS encoding GNAT family N-acyltransferase — MSLVTPKEFAKTIKLDKLGFLGNFFSWVLMKILRITTANKIYDKNKHLNDLPFLKGVLDTLHIEYEIPEEDLKRIPKDGPFITISNHPLGGVDGVLLLRLLVEHRVDYKIIANFLLHRVEPLKPYVMPVNPFENHKDAKSSVSGIKNALLHLREGKPLGIFPAGEVSTFKEGKLMVDKEWEEGAIKLIKKAKVPVIPIYFHARNSRLFYFLSKISGTLRTAKLPSELLSQKNRVIKVRIGKPISVKDQDTYKDIPAFYEFIRKKTYMLANPFEKNQRLISTQKLKIPKKAKKISTQRTPELFAKEIDGLRDHGKRLLASKNYEVFFAETKEIPNILHEIGRLREITFREVGEGTNTPLDLDKFDKYYHHLLLWDNNAKKVVGAYRMGLGKDIYKRYGINGFYVQTLFKIEPELHPMMENTIEMGRAFITKEYQQKPMPLFLLWKGIVHVTLRYPKYKYLMGGVSISNQFSDFSKSLMIEFMKSHYYDPYVAQYIHPKKEFKVKLKDGDKDFVFDATQSDMNKFDKIIDEVEPGALRIPVLIKKYIKQNARLVAFNVDPKFNNAIDGLMYIKVADLPESTVKPVLEEFQAELERKALENSNK, encoded by the coding sequence ATGAGTTTAGTTACACCTAAAGAATTCGCAAAGACTATTAAACTTGATAAATTAGGTTTTTTAGGAAATTTTTTTAGCTGGGTTTTAATGAAGATTTTGCGTATTACTACAGCAAACAAAATCTACGATAAGAATAAGCATTTGAACGATCTTCCTTTTTTAAAAGGAGTATTAGATACGCTTCATATTGAGTATGAGATTCCTGAAGAAGATTTAAAAAGAATTCCTAAAGACGGACCTTTTATTACTATATCTAATCATCCATTAGGTGGTGTTGATGGTGTATTGTTACTGCGTTTATTAGTAGAACATCGTGTAGATTATAAAATTATAGCAAATTTTTTATTGCATAGAGTAGAGCCATTAAAGCCTTACGTAATGCCAGTTAATCCTTTTGAGAATCATAAAGATGCTAAATCAAGTGTTTCAGGAATAAAAAATGCACTATTACATTTACGAGAAGGAAAACCTTTAGGTATTTTTCCTGCTGGAGAAGTTTCAACCTTTAAAGAAGGTAAGCTTATGGTTGATAAGGAGTGGGAAGAAGGAGCCATAAAACTAATAAAAAAAGCAAAGGTTCCTGTGATACCTATTTATTTTCATGCCAGAAACAGTCGATTATTCTATTTCCTATCTAAAATAAGTGGCACGTTAAGAACTGCAAAATTACCTTCAGAACTATTATCACAAAAAAATAGAGTAATTAAGGTAAGAATAGGAAAGCCAATATCAGTTAAAGATCAAGATACTTATAAAGACATTCCAGCTTTCTATGAATTCATAAGAAAGAAAACATATATGTTAGCGAATCCTTTTGAGAAAAATCAAAGATTGATTTCTACTCAGAAGCTAAAAATTCCTAAAAAGGCAAAAAAAATAAGTACTCAGAGGACTCCTGAATTATTTGCAAAAGAAATTGACGGATTGAGAGATCATGGCAAGCGATTATTAGCAAGTAAGAATTACGAGGTGTTTTTTGCAGAAACTAAAGAGATACCTAATATACTTCATGAAATTGGCCGTTTGCGAGAAATAACATTTAGAGAAGTAGGAGAAGGAACAAATACCCCTTTAGATTTAGATAAGTTCGATAAATATTATCATCATTTATTACTGTGGGATAATAATGCAAAAAAAGTTGTTGGAGCTTATAGAATGGGATTAGGAAAAGATATTTATAAGCGTTACGGAATAAACGGTTTTTATGTCCAAACTTTATTCAAAATAGAACCTGAACTTCACCCAATGATGGAAAATACCATCGAAATGGGAAGAGCGTTTATTACTAAAGAATATCAACAAAAACCTATGCCTTTATTCTTACTGTGGAAAGGTATTGTACACGTAACTTTACGTTATCCTAAATATAAATATTTAATGGGTGGCGTGAGTATTAGTAATCAGTTTTCAGATTTCTCAAAGTCACTAATGATTGAATTCATGAAATCTCATTATTACGATCCGTATGTAGCTCAATATATCCATCCAAAAAAAGAATTTAAGGTAAAATTAAAGGATGGAGATAAAGACTTCGTTTTTGATGCAACGCAATCTGACATGAATAAGTTTGATAAAATTATAGATGAAGTTGAACCAGGAGCATTGAGAATTCCTGTTTTAATTAAAAAGTATATCAAACAAAACGCTCGATTGGTTGCCTTTAATGTTGATCCAAAATTTAACAATGCGATAGATGGGTTAATGTACATTAAAGTAGCAGATTTACCTGAGAGCACTGTAAAACCTGTTCTTGAAGAATTTCAGGCTGAATTAGAACGCAAGGCTTTGGAAAATTCCAACAAGTAA
- a CDS encoding DinB family protein translates to MNTQFDILRKSRELVLKRIEGLTHEQLHKIPEGFNNNIAWNVAHLVVTQQLLHYKLSGLQCLIPDDLIEKYRKGTAPTEELSEEEFEEVKELLAGLPDTLEEDYKEGIFKEYTEYPTSTGYVLSSIDNAIAFNNLHEGIHLGAIMALSKLV, encoded by the coding sequence ATGAACACACAATTTGATATTTTAAGAAAATCCAGAGAACTTGTTTTAAAAAGAATAGAGGGTTTAACTCACGAACAATTACATAAAATCCCTGAAGGATTTAATAATAATATAGCATGGAATGTTGCTCATTTAGTAGTAACTCAACAATTATTACATTATAAATTATCAGGATTACAATGTTTAATTCCAGATGATTTAATTGAAAAATATAGAAAAGGAACAGCTCCAACAGAAGAATTATCAGAAGAAGAGTTTGAAGAAGTTAAAGAATTATTAGCTGGTTTGCCAGATACTTTAGAAGAAGATTACAAAGAAGGAATTTTTAAAGAATATACAGAATATCCAACAAGTACAGGATATGTATTAAGTTCAATTGATAATGCAATTGCTTTTAATAATTTACATGAAGGAATTCATTTAGGAGCTATAATGGCATTATCTAAATTAGTATAA
- a CDS encoding superoxide dismutase, translating into MAFELPELGYAYDALEPNIDARTMEIHHSKHHNGYTNKLNAAIEGTDLEGKSIEDILTNLDMTNAGVRNNGGGFYNHSLFWTVMKPEDRGYLSGELKDAIEAEFGSKEAFIDAFSKAAATQFGSGWAWLCVHKGGKVEVCSTPNQDNPLMPGVACGGTPILGLDVWEHAYYLNYQNRRPDYIDAFFKVINWNEVERRYAEAK; encoded by the coding sequence ATGGCTTTTGAATTACCAGAATTAGGATACGCTTACGACGCGTTAGAACCAAATATAGATGCAAGAACTATGGAGATTCACCACTCTAAGCATCACAATGGATATACAAATAAATTAAATGCTGCAATTGAAGGAACAGATTTAGAAGGAAAATCTATCGAAGATATTTTAACGAACTTAGATATGACTAATGCTGGAGTTCGTAATAACGGAGGTGGTTTTTACAATCACTCTTTATTCTGGACTGTTATGAAGCCAGAAGATAGAGGTTATTTATCTGGAGAATTAAAAGATGCTATTGAAGCAGAATTTGGTTCTAAAGAAGCTTTTATCGATGCTTTCTCTAAGGCTGCAGCTACTCAATTCGGTTCTGGATGGGCTTGGTTATGTGTACACAAAGGTGGTAAAGTAGAAGTATGTTCTACACCAAACCAAGATAATCCATTAATGCCAGGTGTTGCTTGCGGAGGAACTCCAATCTTAGGATTAGACGTATGGGAGCATGCATATTATTTAAATTATCAAAACAGAAGACCAGATTATATTGATGCTTTCTTTAAAGTGATTAACTGGAACGAAGTTGAAAGAAGATATGCTGAAGCTAAATAA
- a CDS encoding arsenate reductase family protein, with protein MKKVYFLQTCDTCRRILKEVNLDGFEKQEIKSNPVTFSQLEEMYSFSKSYEALFNKRARLYKEKDLKNQNLTEDDYKQHILDEYTFLKRPVFIVNDEIFIGNSKKTVESLKQKLL; from the coding sequence ATGAAGAAAGTTTATTTTTTACAAACTTGTGATACTTGTAGAAGAATTTTAAAAGAAGTAAATCTAGACGGTTTTGAAAAACAAGAAATAAAATCGAATCCAGTTACTTTTTCTCAATTAGAAGAAATGTATAGCTTCTCTAAAAGTTATGAAGCTCTTTTTAATAAAAGAGCTAGACTATATAAAGAAAAGGATTTAAAAAATCAGAATTTAACTGAAGATGATTACAAACAACACATACTTGATGAATATACTTTTTTAAAGCGTCCTGTATTTATTGTTAACGATGAAATTTTTATTGGAAACAGTAAAAAAACTGTTGAAAGTTTAAAGCAAAAGCTTCTTTAA